A part of Manduca sexta isolate Smith_Timp_Sample1 chromosome 10, JHU_Msex_v1.0, whole genome shotgun sequence genomic DNA contains:
- the LOC115455823 gene encoding sulfur globule protein CV3 translates to MASKFVLAICLMVAVASAVPQPGRAWGGAGWGGAGWGGVGGVNPWIPPWIVSSPWYPQWSPCTTIGSACVDCNTKLVCTKVGGLVRACSDPTLPYCNLGECSATPSAECAPEPVPAAV, encoded by the exons atggCTTCCAAATTTGTACTTGCTATTTGTTTGATG GTCGCAGTAGCGTCAGCAGTACCACAACCTGGTAGAGCTTGGGGTGGAGCTGGTTGGGGTGGCGCCGGCTGGGGAGGTGTCGGTGGTGTCAACCCCTGGATACCACCCTGGATTGTATCATCTCCCTGGTACCCTCAATGGAGTCCTTGCACCACAATAGGCAGCGCTTGTGTCGACTGCAACACCAAACTCGTGTGCACTAAAGTCGGTGGGCTTGTACGTGCTTGTTCTGACCCTACCCTCCCCTATTGCAACCTTGGAGAATGCTCGGCTACACCATCCGCAGAATGCGCGCCCGAACCAGTTCCCGCTGCAGTTTAA
- the LOC115455841 gene encoding putative protein TPRXL, translating to MALKWTLVCLSIVLFAATLVIAEEATTEVADSDESSNSTEASSSDTTHHAGPPHHGHHGHGPPRGQPRGSHRHKRSAEHHNNHNEKSAQHRNQNGHQASAGRRRNSCTNAIRRVSCRGCHEIVECRNGNRRLIRRCGGMEPYCNNGRCSSRPGARCHRSRPPLRPTRTRISSTTSSGDTTSSTSSQSTTGSTSTTSSDSTTTADDSTTTTTGSTTSTSGSTTDSTSSTTDSSTSTTDSSTSTTDSTTSTTDSTTSTTDDTTSTTDSTTSTSSDSTTSTTDSTSSSSSSSSTSTTTEESEESEDSEE from the exons ATGGCGCTTAAGTGGACTTTAGTATGCCTTTCAATCGTTctg TTTGCTGCAACTCTAGTTATAGCTGAAGAAGCAACGACTGAGGTTGCTGACAGCGACGAATCTTCAAATAGCACCGAGGCAAGCTCTAGTGATACTACCCATCATGCCGGTCCACCACATCATGGACATCACGGTCATGGCCCACCGCGTGGACAACCGCGCGGGTCGCATCGCCACAAAAGATCTGCTGAGCATCACAACAATCATAACGAGAAATCTGCACAGCATAGAAATCAAAATGGACATCAAGCGAGCGCTGGACGTCGCCGCAATTCGTGCACCAACGCTATTCGT AGAGTAAGTTGCCGAGGCTGTCACGAAATCGTAGAATGTCGGAATGGAAATAGGCGACTGATTAGAAGGTGTGGTGGTATGGAACCTTACTGCAATAACGGTCGTTGTTCCTCAAGGCCTGGAGCTAGATGCCACCGCTCACGTCCGCCACTCAGGCCCACTCGGACTCGCATATCCTCTACAACCTCCAGTGGTGATACCACTTCAAGTACATCATCCCAAAGTACAACTGGTTCGACCAGCACAACTTCAAGTGATAGTACAACAACCGCCGATGACAGTACAACTACTACGACAGGAAGTACGACTTCTACAAGCGGAAGCACTACAGACAGTACTAGTTCGACAACGGACAGTAGTACTTCCACAACGGACAGTAGTACTTCCACAACAGACAGTACTACTTCCACAACTGACAGTACCACATCAACAACAGACGACACCACTTCCACAACTGATAGCACAACGTCAACTAGCAGTGACAGTACAACGTCTACGACTGATAGTACCTCTTCATCTTCTTCAAGCTCTTCTACTTCAACTACAACCGAAGAATCCGAAGAATCTGAAGACTCCGAAGAATAA
- the LOC119188943 gene encoding uncharacterized protein DDB_G0271670-like: MTTKAILTCFSVILFASAIVLAEESSTEIAAASNSSESAPANDSSHAGPPQFPAFGPGHPPSRHKRSPEQHQQKAAPRRAACSVGSRGSKCRSCNEVIQCLPSGRAIIRRCSGASRYCNRGRCSATPGGKCRTTTTSSSSSPDTSTTSTSSTSTSSDSTSSTASTTSTASSTSSTSSTSSTSTTTEAEDYTE; this comes from the exons ATGACTACCAAGGCGATCCTAACCTGCTTCAGTGTAATACTA tttgctTCAGCAATAGTGTTAGCTGAGGAATCTTCTACTGAAATCGCAGCCGCATCGAATAGCTCAGAATCAGCCCCTGCTAATGACTCCAGCCATGCAGGCCCGCCGCAGTTTCCAGCATTTGGCCCTGGTCACCCGCCATCTCGTCACAAACGATCCCCTGAGCAACATCAACAAAAGGCTGCTCCTCGTCGAGCCGCGTGCAGCGTTGGTAGTCGA GGATCTAAATGCCGCAGTTGCAATGAAGTGATTCAGTGCCTACCAAGCGGCAGAGCCATCATCAGAAGATGCTCAGGAGCGTCTCGTTACTGCAACCGCGGTCGTTGTTCCGCCACTCCTGGCGGTAAATGCCGTACAACTACGACTTCGTCATCATCGTCTCCTGACACTAGTACTACTTCAACTTCCTCTACTAGTACATCAAGTGATAGTACTAGTTCTACAGCATCTACTACATCGACAGCCTCCTCAACTTCTTCAACTTCGTCAACTTCGTCAACTTCAACTACAACCGAAGCGGAGGACTATACAGAATAA